The Neurospora crassa OR74A linkage group IV, whole genome shotgun sequence genome has a segment encoding these proteins:
- a CDS encoding D-amino-acid oxidase: MLPVDPKNLSSPLVTLSTMSTIVVVGAGVSGLTCALQLAKQGGNTITVVAKHMPGDYDPEYTSPFAGANVLPMAPEYNRWEGETWPELKRLAETCPEAGIHFQKAVLYRRAQDEAAGFAGPLSDGLFVRNPWYKDLVPDYVDLPASEVPEGMSSASSFTSVCINTAIYLPWLVGQCRARGVVFKRAVLKHISDAAKLSHTGRKPDIIINATGLLSCRLGGVMDKKVMPARGQVVLVRNEATPNMVCTSGTDDGNGDELCYIMQRAAGGGTILGGTYMKGNWDGVPDPNIATRIMKRAVEACPALTGGKGIEALDVIRHAVGLRPYREGGVRIDKENINGTWVVHNYGHGGWGYQGSWGCAFRVQELVDEIKSELKLGSKL, encoded by the exons ATGCTCCCTGTTGACCCCAAGAATTTGTCCTCGCCCTTGGTTACATTATCCACAATGTCCActattgttgttgtagg CGCCGGCGTGAGCGGCCTCACTTGCGCCCTTCAACTAGCCAAGCAAGGAGGAAACACCATCACCGTAGTAGCCAAGCACATGCCCGGCGACTATGACCCGGAGTACACCTCTCCCTTCGCGGGCGCCAACGTCCTGCCCATGGCCCCCGAATACAACCGCTGGGAAGGCGAAACCTGGCCCGAACTGAAAAGACTCGCTGAGACCTGTCCTGAAGCCGGCATCCACTTCCAAAAGGCCGTCCTCTACCGACGCGCCCAAGACGAAGCCGCCGGCTTCGCGGGCCCCTTGTCCGACGGCCTCTTTGTGCGCAATCCGTGGTACAAAGACCTGGTGCCCGACTACGTCGACTTACCGGCCTCCGAGGTGCCAGAGGGCATGTCCTCCGcctcttcttttacttcGGTCTGCATCAACACGGCCATCTACCTCCCCTGGCTGGTGGGCCAGTGCCGGGCACGCGGCGTGGTGTTTAAGCGGGCCGTGCTCAAGCACATCTCCGACGCCGCCAAGTTGAGCCACACGGGGCGCAAGCCggatatcatcatcaacgcCACGGGCTTGCTGAGTTGTCGGCTGGGCGGCGTCATGGACAAAAAAGTGATGCCCGCGCGCGGACAGGTGGTGCTAGTCCGCAACGAGGCGACGCCAAACATGGTGTGCACGAGCGGCACGGACGATGGGAACGGCGATGAGTTGTGCTACATCATGCAGCGAGCTGCAGGTGGGGGCACGATTCTTGGAGGTACCTACATGAAGGGTAACTGGGACGGCGTGCCAGATCCGAACATTGCGACGAGGATCATGAAGCGCGCCGTGGAGGCGTGCCCGGCGTTGACGGGTGGAAAAGGTATCGAGGCGCTGGATGTCATTAGGCATGCGGTGGGGCTGAGGCCATATAGAGAGGGCGGCGTGAGGATCGACAAGGAAAACATCAATGGGACGTGGGTGGTGCATAACTATGGACATGGCGGATGGGGATATCAGGGCAGCTGGGGGTGTGCGTTTAGGGTGCAGGAGCTGGTGGATGAGATTAAGAGTGAGTTGAAGCTTGGCTCTAAGCTCTAG
- the pdx-1 gene encoding pyridoxine 1, whose amino-acid sequence MTSTSTTTNGDSFTVKAGLAQMLKGGVIMDVTTPAEARIAEEAGACAVMALERIPSDIRAAGGVARMSNPSMIKEIQAAVTIPVMAKARIGHVTECRILEQLGVDYIDESEVLTPADDTYHVQKDQFKAPFVCGCRNLGEALRRIKEGAAMIRTKGEAGTGDVVEAVKHIRTVNAEIAQAKAALASGGELAVAKMAREIGADVELLKKTAELGRLPVVNFAAGGVATPADAALMMEFGCDGVFVGSGIFKDAKTPEHALQRARAVVKAVANWNDYGALVEACIEHGEAMKGISNAGMKPEERMAGRGW is encoded by the coding sequence ATGACCtccacatccaccaccaccaacggcgACTCCTTCACCGTCAAGGCCGGTCTCGCCCAGATGCTCAAGGGCGGTGTCATCATGGACGTCACCACCCCCGCCGAGGCTCGCATCGCCGAAGAGGCCGGCGCCTGCGCCGTCATGGCTCTCGAGCGCATTCCCTCCGACATCCGCGCCGCCGGCGGCGTCGCGCGCATGTCCAACCCGTCCATGATCAAGGAGATCCAGGCCGCGGTCACCATCCCCGTCATGGCCAAGGCGCGTATCGGCCACGTGACCGAGTGCCGCATCCTGGAGCAGCTGGGCGTCGACTACATCGACGAGAGCGAAGTCTTGACCCCGGCCGATGACACGTACCACGTGCAAAAGGACCAGTTCAAGGCTCCCTTTGTCTGCGGATGCAGGAACTTGGGCGAGGCGCTCAGGAGAATCAAGGAGGGCGCGGCCATGATCAGGACCAAGGGTGAGGCCGGCACGGGAGATGTCGTCGAGGCGGTGAAGCACATCAGGACCGTCAACGCCGAGATTGCTCAGGCTAAGGCGGCGTTGGCCAGTGGTGGTGAGCTGGCGGTGGCCAagatggcgagggagatCGGTGCCGATGTTGAGCTCCTCAAGAAGACTGCTGAGCTCGGAAGGCTGCCGGTGGTCAACTTTGCTGCCGGAGGTGTGGCGACGCCGGCGGACGCGGCGCTCATGATGGAGTTTGGGTGCGATGGTGTGTTTGTGGGTAGCGGTATCTTCAAGGATGCGAAGACGCCTGAGCACGCGTTGCAGAGGGCGAGGGCGGTTGTCAAGGCTGTGGCTAACTGGAATGACTATGGTGCGTTGGTTGAGGCGTGCATTGAGCACGGTGAGGCTATGAAGGGTATCAGCAATGCGGGTATGAAGCCCGAGGAGAGAATGGCTGGAAGGGGTTGGTAA
- a CDS encoding 3-hydroxyisobutyrate dehydrogenase codes for MRANTRFCKQLLAQRRTFSSTARRLDNYAFIGLGQMGYQMARNLQSKLPPSDTIRLYDINRGAAEKLAQEMSAQQAGGASAHVANSAADASREADTVVTCLPEPQHVKAIYESILKDELPPRPGPRLFIDCSTIDPTSSRVVAAAVDKALPNGQGHFVDAPMSGGVVGATAGTLTFMLGAPDSLVARSEIVLQRMGKRVLHCGPQGAGLAAKLANNYLLAIENIATAEAMNLGARWGLDPKVLASVINVSTGKCWPSEVNNPVPGVVKTAPANRDYQGGFGIGLMRKDLRLAILAAKEADAKLVLADKASEVYETAESEERCKGRDFSVVYRWLGGKE; via the exons ATGAGGGCAAACACGAGATTTTGCAAGCAGCTGCTTGCTCAACGCCGGACTTTCTCGTCCACCGCGCGCCGATTGGATAACTATGCCTTTATTGGCCTAGGCCAGATG GGTTATCAGATGGCTAGAAACCTTCAATCCAAGCTTCCACCAAGCGATACTATTCGCCTGTACGACATCAACCGGGGTGCGGCTGAGAAGCTCGCCCAGGAGATGTCAGCACAGCAAGCCGGAGGAGCTTCCGCTCACGTGGCGAACAGTGCAGCCGATGCGTCGAGAGAAGCG GACACGGTTGTAACATGCTTGCCCGAACCTCAGCATGTCAAGGCAATATACGAGTCGATCCTTAAGGATGAGCTACCTCCCCGTCCTGGTCCTCGTCTGTTCATTGACTGCTCGACCATCGACCCCACGTCCTCGCGTGTGGTTGCGGCCGCGGTAGACAAGGCTCTCCCTAACGGACAGGGTCACTTTGTCGATGCCCCCATGTCAGGCGGTGTCGTCGGAGCTACCGCTGGTACCTTGACGTTTATGCTTGGTGCCCCTGACTCCCTTGTCGCGAGGTCTGAAATTGTCCTGCAGCGCATGGGCAAGCGGGTGTTGCACTGCGGTCCTCAGGGAGCGGGTCTGGCGGCGAAGCTTGCCAACAACTACCTGCTAGCAATTGAGAATATTGCTACTGCGGAGGCTATGAACCTCGGTGCTCGATGGGGCCTTGATCCGAAGGTGCTCGCCAGTGTAATAAATGTCAGCACTGGAAAGTGCTGGCCTAGTGAAGTCAACAATCCTGTGCCAGGCGTCGTAAAGACTGCCCCGGCTAATCGCGACTACCAAGGCGGTTTTGGAATAGGACTGATGCGCAAGGACCTGAGGCTGGCCATTCTGGCAGCCAAGGAAGCCGATGCTAAGCTTGTACTAGCAGACAAGGCCTCGGAGGTATACGAGACTGCCGAGTCTGAAGAGCGATGCAAGGGCAGAGACTTTTCTGTTGTCTATCGGTGGTTGGGCGGAAAGGAGTAG
- a CDS encoding thioredoxin II, whose translation MFSSRFIRPAASTFARATPRPIITNTPSIASRFFTTSSPKMTVHNIATVAEFKEAIAKHPIVVLDAFATWCGPCKAIAPTVAKWSEEPQFKDTVYFAKFDVDALPDLAQELGIRAMPTFVIFKNGDKADEFVGANPPALLATITKQL comes from the exons ATGTTCTCCTCCAGATTCATTAGACCTGCCGCCAGCACTTTTGCCAGAGCTACTCCTCGCCCTATCATCACCAATACCCCTTCAATTGCTTCCCGCTTTTTCACCACTTCGTCGCCCAAGATGACTGTCCACAACATTGCTAC CGTCGCCGAGTTCAAGGAGGCCATTGCCAAGCACCCCATCGTTGTCCTTGACGCTTTCGCTACCTGGTGCGGTCCTTGCAAGGCCATCGCTCCCACTGTCGCCAA GTGGTCCGAGGAGCCTCAGTTCAAGGACACCGTCTACTTCGCCAAGTTCGACGTCGACGCCCTTCCCGACCTCGCCCAGGAGCTCGGCATCCGCGCCATGCCCACTTTCGTCATCTTCAAGAACGGCGACAAGGCTGACGAGTTCGTCGGTGCCAACCCCCCTGCTCTCCtggccaccatcaccaagcaACTTTGA
- the pdx-2 gene encoding pyridoxine 2: protein MTVDAVNPQQITVGVLALQGGVIEHISLLQKAAAQLSSQSSTPTPQFSFIQVRTAAQLSQCDALIIPGGESTTMAIVARRLGLLDPLREFVKVQHKPTWGTCAGLVMLASAASATKQGGQELIGGLDVKVLRNRYGTQLQSFVGDLRLPFLEEGEPFRGVFIRAPVVEEIITTTAGDDEVTKLKGNLVEVMGTYPKPQGTGEGDDIVAVRQGNVFGTSFHPELTDDVRIHTWWLKQVVEGLKSGGRDVQAQS from the exons ATGACCGTCGACGCCGTAAACCCCCAACAAATAACAGTCGGCGTCCTAGCCCTCCAAGGCGGCGTGATCGAGCACATCTCCCTTCTCCAAAAGGCAGCTGCCCAACTATCGTCACAATCCtcgacaccaacaccacaatTCAGCTTCATCCAAGTCCGTACCGCCGCCCAACTCTCGCAATGCGACGCTCTCATTATCCCGGGAGGAGAAAGCACAACCATGGCTATCGTTGCCAGACGCCTGGGATTGCTTGATCCGCTACGGGAATTCGTCAA agTCCAACACAAACCAACATGGGGCACCTGCGCCGGCCTAGTCATGctcgcctccgccgcctcagCAACCAAACAAGGCGGACAAGAACTCATCGGTGGGCTGGACGTCAAAGTCCTCAGAAACCGCTACGGCACACAGCTCCAGAGTTTTGTGGGAGATTTGCGGTTGCCTTTtctggaagaaggggaaccCTTCAGGGGAGTATTTATCCGCGCACCGGTTGTGGAGGAGattatcaccaccaccgctggGGATGATGAGGTTACCAAGCTAAAGGGAAATTTGGTGGAGGTAATGGGGACTTACCCAAAGCCACAAGGgacaggagaaggagacgacATTGTTGCCGTGCGGCAGGGCAACGTTTTCGGAACGAGTTTCCACCCCGAACTAACGGATGATGTCAGGATACATACCTGGTGGTTGAAGCAAGTTGTTGAGGGGCTGAAGTCAGGGGGAAGGGATGTCCAGGCTCAGTCGTAA
- a CDS encoding phosphoserine phosphatase, translated as MGSNDSSSLPALATNPKFVFFTDFDGTITQQDSNDFMTDTLGFGPALRKKGNESVLFGHRDFRDSFSEMLDSISTPFDQCIETLLKNITLDPGFKEFFHWAKEINMPIVILSGGMEPVIRALLAHFLGKEEADSLQIVSNQVAVRPGKKSLNEEGGWMITYHDDSGFGHDKSLEIRPYANLPADQRPVLFYAGDGVSDLSAAKETDLLFAKAGKDLITYCEKENVPFTTFHDFTEILAVVKDIVAGKVTVKEAAVGRK; from the exons ATGGGATCCAacgactcctcctccctccccgccTTGGCCACCAACCCCAAGTTCGTCTTCTTCACCGACTTCGACGGCACCATCACCCAGCAAGACAGCAATGACTTCATGACCGACACTCTAGGGTTCGGCCCGGCCCTCCGTAAGAAGGGAAACGAGAGCGTCCTCTTCGGCCACCGCGACTTCCGCGACAGCTTCTCGGAGATGCTGGACAGCATCAGCACGCCCTTTGACCAGTGCATTGAGACTCTGCTCAAGAACATCACCCTCGACCCTGGATTCAAGGAGTTCTTCCACTGGGCCAAGGAGATCAACATGCCGATTGTGATTCTCAGTGGCGGCATGGAGCCTGTAATCAGGGCGCTGTTGGCCCATTTCTtgggcaaggaggaggcggataGCTTGCAGATCGTCAGCAACCAGGTGGCTGTTAGGCCGGGAAAGAAGAGTTTGaatgaggagggagggtgGATGATCACTTACCACGATGACAG TGGATTCGGCCACGACAAGTCCCTCGAAATCCGCCCCTACGCCAACTTGCCCGCCGACCAGAGGCCAGTCCTCTTCTACGCCGGCGATGGCGTCTCGGACCTCTCAGCTGCCAAGGAGACGGACCTTCTCTTTGCAAAGGCTGGAAAGG atCTCATCACCTACTGCGAAAAGGAGAACGTGCCCTTCACCACGTTCCACGACTTTACCGAGATTCTCGCTGTGGTCAAGGACATTGTTGCGGGCAAGGTGACCGTCAAGGAGGCTGCTGTTGGCAGGAAGTGA
- a CDS encoding dolichyl-P-Man:Man(5)GlcNAc(2)-PP-dolichyl mannosyltransferase: MAAPSSRPESNPPLYKQALDFALDVANGRHALSKLIPPALFLVDALLCGLIIWKVPYTEIDWAAYMEQVSQILSGERDYTKVRGGTGPLVYPAAHVYIYTGLYHLTDEGRNILLAQQLFAGLYMVTLAVVMGCYWQAKAPPYLFPLLTLSKRLHSIFVLRCFNDCFAVLFLWLAIFFFQRRNWQAGALLYTLGLGVKMTLLLSLPAVGIVLFLGSGSFVTTLQLVATMGLVQILIGVPFLAHYPTEYLSRAFELSRQFFFKWTVNWRFVGEEIFLSKGFALTLLALHVLVLGIFITTRWIKPARKSLVQLISPVLLAGKPPLTVPEHRAAARDVTPRYIMTTILSANAVGLLFARSLHYQFYAYVAWSTPFLLWRAGLHPVLVYLLWAVHEWAWNVFPSTPASSAVVVGVLGVTVAGVWFGAREEWEPGMKSSSKKEEAAMR; this comes from the exons ATGGCCGCTCCGTCAAGTAGGCCAGAATCAAACCCGCCCCTCTACAAGCAAGCCCTTGATTTCGCCCTAGATGTCGCCAACGGTCGCCATGCTCTGTCGAAGCTCATCCCGCCCGCCCTCTTCCTGGTCGATGCGCTCCTCTGCGGCCTGATCATCTGGAAAGTGCCTT ACACCGAAATCGACTGGGCGGCCTATATGGAGCAAGTCTCCCAAATCCTCTCGGGCGAGCGCGACTACACCAAGGTCCGCGGCGGCACCGGTCCGCTCGTTTACCCGGCTGCGCACGTCTACATCTACACCGGACTATACCACTTGACGGATGAGGGGAGGAACATCTTGCTTGCGCAACAGCTGTTTGCGGGTCTTTATATGGTTACGTTGGCGGTTGTTATGGGGTGTTACTGGCAGGCCAAG GCACCACCATATCTATTCCCGCTCCTGACTCTCTCGAAACGGCTACACAGCATCTTCGTCCTGCGCTGCTTCAACGACTGCTTCGCCGTCCTGTTCCTCTGGCttgccatcttcttctttcagcGGCGCAACTGGCAAGCCGGCGCATTACTCTAcaccctcggcctcggcgtcAAAATGACGCTACTACTCTCCTTACCAGCCGTAGGCAttgtcctcttcctcggcagTGGCAGTTTTGTCACCACTCTGCAGCTCGTAGCAACAATGGGTCTGGTCCAGATCCTCATCGGCGTCCCCTTCCTGGCACACTACCCCACGGAATACCTCTCCCGGGCCTTCGAGCTCTCCCGgcaattcttctttaaatgGACCGTCAACTGGCGCTTCGTCGGCGAGGAAATATTTCTCAGCAAGGGGTTCGCGCTCACACTGCTCGCTTTGCACGTTCTCGTTTTGGGAATCTTCATCACCACCCGTTGGATCAAACCTGCGCGCAAGTCTCTTGTTCAGCTAATCTCTCCTGTCCTCTTGGCGGGCAAACCGCCTCTGACTGTCCCCGAGCACCGCGCTGCGGCGCGGGATGTGACGCCGAGGTACATCATGACCACGATCCTGTCTGCCAATGCTGTGGGCCTCCTCTTTGCTAGGTCCCTCCACTACCAGTTCTATGCCTATGTCGCATGGTCGACTCCATTCCTCCTCTGGCGCGCGGGGTTGCACCCTGTCTTGGTGTACCTGCTATGGGCGGTGCATGAGTGGGCGTGGAACGTGTTCCCCAGCACGCCGGCGAgctcggcggtggtggtgggcgtATTAGGCGTTACGGTCGCAGGAGTGTGGTTTGGCGCACGGGAGGAGTGGGAGCCCGGGATGAAGTCGTCatcgaagaaggaggaggcggcgatgCGGTGA